In the genome of Pseudoglutamicibacter cumminsii, one region contains:
- the paaC gene encoding 1,2-phenylacetyl-CoA epoxidase subunit PaaC, whose amino-acid sequence MKSEELDEQLAGYGDSVASATRVTPGHALRPEDIALKEAPSSEDIAEYALWLGDDALILSQRLQKWVSNAPEMEEDIALANIALDLLGHARSFLTFAGKYWDKDEDELAYFRDEDDFRNLVMVEQPNGHFGVTIARQLLFSVYLELLYSRLVKSEDEMIAAIADKSLREVQYHVDHAQQWTLRLGLGTEESHEKMVHAFRVLWPHVEELFIDHPLQERLAEKGIAVLPSTLREEWETRIKAVLEEASLEVPEEPGALVDGRSGNHSEHLGYILMEMQVLARRHPGVKW is encoded by the coding sequence GTGAAGTCTGAGGAACTCGATGAGCAACTGGCTGGCTACGGTGACTCCGTTGCCTCCGCTACTCGTGTAACCCCAGGCCACGCGCTCCGCCCAGAGGACATCGCGCTCAAGGAAGCTCCAAGCTCCGAAGACATCGCCGAATACGCCCTGTGGCTCGGCGACGACGCGCTGATCCTCTCGCAGCGCCTGCAGAAGTGGGTATCCAACGCCCCAGAAATGGAAGAGGACATCGCCCTGGCCAACATCGCGTTGGACCTGTTGGGTCACGCCCGTTCCTTCCTGACCTTTGCAGGAAAGTACTGGGACAAGGACGAAGACGAGCTCGCATACTTCCGTGACGAAGACGACTTCCGCAACCTCGTCATGGTCGAACAGCCAAACGGTCACTTCGGCGTGACCATCGCACGTCAGCTGCTGTTCTCGGTCTACCTTGAACTGCTCTACTCCCGCCTCGTGAAGTCTGAAGACGAAATGATCGCGGCAATCGCTGACAAGTCCCTGCGCGAAGTCCAGTACCACGTGGACCACGCACAGCAGTGGACTCTGCGCCTTGGCCTCGGCACCGAAGAGTCGCACGAAAAGATGGTCCACGCGTTCCGCGTGCTCTGGCCACACGTTGAAGAGCTCTTCATCGACCATCCATTGCAGGAACGTCTGGCAGAAAAGGGCATCGCCGTTCTGCCATCGACCCTCCGCGAAGAGTGGGAAACCCGCATCAAGGCCGTCCTCGAAGAAGCCTCCCTCGAGGTTCCAGAGGAGCCAGGTGCACTCGTTGACGGACGTTCCGGCAACCACTCTGAACACTTGGGCTACATCCTGATGGAAATGCAGGTGTTGGCCCGCCGACACCCAGGAGTTAAGTGGTGA
- the paaD gene encoding 1,2-phenylacetyl-CoA epoxidase subunit PaaD, translated as MTTDRRSAPATDKDTLWEIASSVNDPEIPVLSIHDLGILRDVELDGDTAVVTITPTYSGCPAMDTIADDLRIAFREAGYAGARVDLTLSPAWTTDWMTEEGKKKLAEYGIAPPAGLSKDGGKVMLGLSVKCPRCHSLNTRELTRFASTACKALYQCNDCHEPFDYFKVH; from the coding sequence GTGACAACTGATCGACGTAGCGCGCCGGCAACCGATAAGGACACGCTCTGGGAAATCGCATCCAGCGTGAACGACCCGGAAATCCCGGTGCTCAGCATCCATGACCTCGGCATCCTCCGTGACGTGGAGCTCGACGGCGACACCGCCGTCGTGACCATCACGCCAACCTACTCCGGCTGCCCAGCCATGGACACCATCGCCGACGACCTGCGCATCGCGTTCCGCGAAGCAGGATACGCCGGCGCGCGCGTCGACCTCACGCTGAGCCCAGCGTGGACCACCGACTGGATGACCGAAGAAGGCAAGAAGAAACTCGCCGAATACGGTATCGCTCCACCAGCCGGGTTATCGAAAGATGGCGGAAAGGTCATGCTCGGACTGAGCGTCAAATGCCCACGCTGCCACTCACTGAACACCCGCGAACTTACTCGTTTTGCTTCGACGGCATGCAAGGCGCTCTACCAGTGCAATGACTGCCACGAACCGTTCGACTACTTCAAGGTGCACTGA
- the paaE gene encoding 1,2-phenylacetyl-CoA epoxidase subunit PaaE, whose protein sequence is MTEAASTTRKRARFHTLKVSEIRRLTANAVEVTFDVPEEIADEFDYAPGQYVALRAMVPSYDGTPVELRRSYSISQAPVRGEIKVGIKKDQGGLFSTWANETLAVGDEIDVMSPQGTFVSKKDLVRPGEAQHLVAIAAGSGITPVMAITRSVLEADDRSQVDLVYANRSSSDVMFVEELADLKDKYPSRLAVHHVLSREQRISPLLTGRLDQEKLELLLNKVLRTDLADEWFLCGPMELVQMVRDNLAEQGVEAERVRFELFTTGQVGDPTGQHGKPVKIEEGEPTREIEFQVDGLKGTVESPIEARETILNAALRARPDVPFACSGGVCGTCRAKLVSGNVDMAENYALEQDELDAGYILTCQSVPTTDKVAVDFDA, encoded by the coding sequence ATGACTGAAGCTGCTTCCACTACACGCAAACGTGCCCGTTTTCACACGCTCAAGGTTTCCGAGATTCGCCGCCTGACGGCGAACGCTGTTGAAGTCACCTTCGATGTTCCAGAGGAAATCGCAGATGAGTTCGACTACGCGCCAGGCCAGTACGTAGCGCTGCGCGCCATGGTCCCGTCCTACGACGGCACCCCGGTTGAGCTGCGCCGCTCCTACTCGATTTCCCAGGCGCCAGTGCGCGGCGAAATCAAGGTCGGCATCAAGAAGGACCAGGGCGGTCTGTTCTCGACGTGGGCCAACGAAACCCTCGCGGTGGGCGACGAAATCGACGTCATGAGCCCGCAGGGTACGTTCGTCTCCAAGAAGGACCTGGTCCGCCCAGGCGAGGCCCAGCACCTCGTCGCGATCGCAGCGGGCTCCGGTATCACCCCGGTGATGGCTATTACCCGCTCGGTTCTCGAAGCTGACGACCGCTCCCAGGTTGACCTCGTGTACGCGAACCGCTCGTCTTCCGACGTGATGTTCGTTGAGGAACTGGCGGACCTCAAGGACAAGTACCCATCCCGGCTCGCGGTACACCACGTGCTGTCCCGCGAACAGCGCATCTCGCCGCTGCTGACCGGCCGCCTGGACCAGGAGAAGCTCGAACTACTTCTCAACAAGGTTCTGCGCACCGACCTCGCAGACGAGTGGTTCCTGTGCGGCCCGATGGAGCTCGTCCAGATGGTTCGCGACAACCTCGCAGAGCAGGGCGTTGAAGCTGAACGCGTCCGCTTCGAGCTGTTCACGACCGGCCAGGTCGGCGACCCAACCGGCCAGCACGGCAAGCCAGTCAAGATCGAAGAAGGCGAGCCTACCCGCGAGATCGAGTTCCAGGTTGACGGCCTCAAGGGCACCGTCGAATCCCCGATCGAAGCGCGCGAGACGATCCTCAACGCGGCACTGCGTGCCCGCCCGGATGTTCCATTCGCTTGCTCGGGTGGCGTGTGCGGTACGTGCCGCGCCAAGCTCGTGAGCGGTAACGTCGACATGGCTGAGAACTACGCGCTCGAGCAGGACGAGCTCGACGCCGGTTACATCCTGACCTGCCAGTCCGTCCCAACGACAGACAAGGTCGCCGTCGACTTCGACGCCTAA
- a CDS encoding MarR family winged helix-turn-helix transcriptional regulator, producing the protein MTKQPGKNQAGKNDPMNPEDFGALISAVSQAHSEFIYSAEVVASENDLTPARWQVIQAAALKPATVSEIARTLGLTRQSVQRVADDAVKLGLATYRSNPKHSRASLLAPTKKGRAAVEAAQAAQTEWVAAVASSLSVEQADHVLTAIGLILDASQRHWDEADGG; encoded by the coding sequence ATGACGAAGCAGCCCGGAAAGAACCAGGCCGGAAAGAATGACCCCATGAACCCCGAAGACTTCGGGGCCCTCATCTCCGCGGTATCGCAAGCGCATTCCGAGTTCATCTACTCGGCCGAAGTCGTCGCCTCGGAAAACGACCTCACGCCGGCGCGCTGGCAGGTCATCCAGGCCGCGGCGCTCAAACCAGCCACCGTGTCCGAGATCGCCCGCACTCTCGGTCTCACCCGGCAGTCCGTTCAACGCGTAGCCGACGATGCGGTCAAGCTTGGTCTCGCAACGTACCGTTCCAACCCCAAGCATTCCCGCGCAAGCCTGCTCGCGCCGACCAAGAAGGGCCGCGCGGCTGTCGAGGCCGCGCAAGCGGCGCAGACCGAGTGGGTCGCCGCAGTTGCTTCCAGCCTCAGCGTCGAGCAAGCAGATCACGTCCTCACCGCCATCGGCCTCATCCTGGACGCGAGCCAGCGCCACTGGGATGAGGCTGACGGGGGATGA
- a CDS encoding Lrp/AsnC family transcriptional regulator codes for MAHNPAFAPALDAVDAAIVSELLKDGRASVSAIASNVHISRAHAYQRIASLRERGVITGYTATVNHAAMGLRSSAYVTLKLRQHSWRALQERLSLIPEVHHFALVGGTFDVMLLVRAADNEALRRVVFEVLQPMPEVMDTQTHLIFEDHEPESPDA; via the coding sequence GTGGCTCATAACCCGGCTTTTGCGCCCGCTTTGGATGCGGTCGACGCAGCCATCGTCTCCGAACTCCTCAAAGACGGGCGCGCATCGGTCTCCGCGATCGCAAGCAACGTGCACATCTCGCGCGCCCACGCCTATCAAAGGATCGCAAGCCTGCGTGAACGCGGGGTGATCACCGGATATACGGCAACGGTCAACCACGCGGCGATGGGCCTACGCTCATCCGCCTACGTGACCCTCAAGCTTCGGCAGCACTCGTGGCGCGCCCTCCAAGAACGGCTCAGCCTGATCCCGGAAGTCCACCACTTTGCCCTCGTCGGGGGCACGTTCGATGTGATGCTTCTGGTGCGCGCGGCCGATAACGAAGCCCTGCGCCGCGTCGTATTCGAAGTGCTCCAGCCGATGCCGGAAGTCATGGACACCCAGACCCACCTGATCTTCGAAGACCACGAGCCCGAAAGCCCGGACGCATGA
- the paaA gene encoding 1,2-phenylacetyl-CoA epoxidase subunit PaaA, giving the protein MSTTVTEQTGQDFDPQAEFEALIAQDGRVEPRDWMPEAYRKTLVRQISQHAHSEIIGMQPEGNWITRAPSLKRKSILIAKVQDEAGHGLYLYSAAETLGTPRDELVEQLLDGTAKYSSIFNYPAKYWGDIGAIGWLVDGAAIANQVPLCRCSYAPYGRAMVRVCKEESFHQRQGFEALLALARGTEEQRQMAQDAINRFYEPALCMFGPPDADSKHSKQSMAWNIKRFSNDDLRQRFVGMIAEQVKFLGLTLPDPELRYDEESGKWIHKELNWDEFWRVVKGGGPANAQRLEHRRQAHENGAWVREAAAAYARKQQEKVRKAA; this is encoded by the coding sequence ATGAGCACCACCGTGACCGAGCAAACCGGCCAGGACTTCGATCCGCAAGCCGAGTTTGAGGCCCTGATCGCACAAGACGGCCGCGTAGAACCACGCGACTGGATGCCAGAGGCATACCGCAAGACGCTGGTGCGCCAGATCTCCCAGCACGCACACTCCGAGATCATCGGAATGCAGCCGGAAGGCAACTGGATCACCCGCGCACCAAGCCTCAAGCGCAAGTCCATCCTGATCGCCAAGGTCCAGGACGAAGCCGGCCACGGCCTCTACCTGTACTCGGCTGCAGAAACCCTCGGTACTCCACGCGATGAGCTTGTCGAGCAGTTGCTCGACGGCACCGCGAAGTACTCCTCGATCTTCAACTACCCAGCTAAGTACTGGGGTGACATCGGCGCGATCGGCTGGCTCGTTGACGGCGCAGCGATCGCTAACCAGGTTCCACTGTGCCGCTGCTCGTACGCACCGTACGGCCGCGCTATGGTCCGCGTCTGCAAGGAAGAGTCCTTCCACCAACGCCAGGGCTTCGAAGCCCTGCTCGCGCTCGCACGCGGAACCGAAGAGCAGAGGCAGATGGCCCAGGACGCCATTAACCGCTTCTACGAACCAGCTCTGTGCATGTTCGGTCCACCAGATGCAGACTCGAAGCACTCCAAGCAGTCCATGGCTTGGAACATTAAGCGTTTCTCCAACGACGACCTGCGCCAGCGCTTCGTCGGCATGATCGCCGAGCAGGTCAAGTTCCTCGGCCTGACCCTGCCAGACCCAGAGCTGCGCTACGACGAAGAGTCCGGCAAGTGGATCCACAAGGAACTCAACTGGGACGAGTTCTGGCGCGTCGTCAAGGGCGGTGGCCCAGCCAACGCTCAGCGCCTCGAACACCGTCGCCAGGCACACGAAAACGGCGCCTGGGTACGCGAGGCCGCCGCAGCATACGCACGTAAGCAGCAGGAAAAAGTGAGGAAGGCAGCCTGA
- a CDS encoding enoyl-CoA hydratase/isomerase family protein gives MSMIRTESNQQGVLEIVLDAPKKLNSIDEVGLAELKDTLATVAEQINEGSVQAVILRGEGRAFCAGRDISQVDPLKDDVNHYLGELTAPVMDAIHGLQVPTFAVVTGACLGVGLGLAASCDVVYAAEDAKIGSPFANLGALLDSGGHHLFVTRLGPHRALDLIYTGELISGEQAVREGLFSRSLPADEVLEFTRKTAGRVARGALDSYRASKQLVFQIRDENLGFNASVAEEARLQEVLRTTDNYQEGFKSFQEKRKPEFKPTLPRERW, from the coding sequence ATGTCGATGATTCGTACCGAGAGCAACCAGCAGGGTGTACTCGAGATTGTTCTGGACGCTCCGAAGAAGCTGAACTCGATTGACGAAGTCGGTCTGGCTGAGCTCAAAGACACGCTCGCAACGGTTGCCGAGCAGATCAATGAAGGTTCCGTGCAGGCAGTGATTCTGCGCGGCGAAGGCCGCGCGTTCTGCGCAGGCCGCGATATTTCCCAGGTTGATCCGCTCAAGGACGACGTCAACCACTACCTCGGCGAGCTCACCGCTCCGGTCATGGACGCGATCCACGGGCTGCAGGTTCCAACGTTCGCCGTGGTCACGGGTGCGTGCCTCGGCGTGGGCTTGGGTCTCGCGGCATCCTGCGACGTCGTCTACGCCGCTGAAGACGCGAAGATCGGTTCCCCGTTCGCTAACCTCGGCGCTCTGCTCGATTCGGGCGGCCACCACCTGTTCGTGACCCGCTTGGGCCCGCATCGTGCGCTGGACCTGATCTACACGGGTGAGCTGATCTCTGGCGAGCAGGCCGTGCGTGAGGGCTTGTTCTCGCGTTCCCTGCCTGCCGATGAAGTGCTCGAGTTCACGCGTAAGACCGCCGGCCGCGTGGCCCGCGGTGCGCTGGATTCCTACCGCGCCTCCAAGCAACTCGTGTTCCAGATCCGCGACGAGAACCTCGGCTTCAACGCCTCCGTTGCCGAAGAAGCACGCCTGCAGGAAGTTCTGCGCACCACCGATAACTACCAGGAAGGCTTCAAGTCCTTCCAGGAGAAGCGCAAGCCGGAATTCAAACCGACGCTTCCACGCGAACGCTGGTAA
- the paaB gene encoding 1,2-phenylacetyl-CoA epoxidase subunit PaaB gives MSAENPTNATGASLADTNEWPLWEVFVRSSRGLSHVHAGSLHAADAEMAVRNARDLYTRRNEGVSLWVVQSDDIIASDPQDKGAFFESPKGKDYRHAMYYTESEGVKHL, from the coding sequence ATGAGCGCAGAGAACCCAACTAACGCAACCGGCGCATCGCTCGCAGACACCAACGAATGGCCTCTGTGGGAGGTCTTCGTCCGCTCGTCCCGTGGCCTGTCCCACGTGCACGCCGGATCCCTGCACGCGGCAGACGCCGAAATGGCAGTCCGCAACGCACGCGACCTCTACACCCGGCGCAACGAAGGCGTGTCCCTGTGGGTTGTGCAGTCCGACGACATCATCGCATCAGACCCTCAGGACAAGGGCGCATTCTTCGAATCGCCAAAGGGCAAGGACTACCGCCACGCCATGTACTACACCGAGTCTGAAGGGGTGAAGCACCTGTGA
- the pdhA gene encoding pyruvate dehydrogenase (acetyl-transferring) E1 component subunit alpha, with the protein MESMTDHVSQTTGSGAEVTQPLDGTRVGDSVSRASESFGISVEDYLLPTRGRVQLIDEQGRLRPREEQGIAPGHEYPLPDGERLLDAYEKLVVGRRINDQNAALVRQGRMAVYPSSHGQEACQVAVAAALEERDWLFPTYRDTVAVISRGVVPEEVMTGFRGEWHQGYNPYDHNTAVQSTPLTTQLLHAVGVAHAARMRGEDTVVIALCGDGATSEGDFHEALNFAAVYNLPVIFFVQNNGYAISVPLAQQSVAPSLAHKAVGYGMAGERVDGNDLGALLAVLDRAVKIAREGSGPLLIEAETYRMQAHTNADDDTRYRESDEVQEWLAKDPVVRMEAYLRNEGLLDDEKAEQIKAHAEQVAKELRDAMNREITPDPNDLFKYVYVEQTPQLAEQAEMLAAELESDSASQEGEAK; encoded by the coding sequence ATAGAGAGCATGACTGATCATGTGAGCCAAACCACAGGGTCGGGGGCTGAAGTGACTCAGCCGCTCGATGGAACGCGCGTTGGAGACTCGGTCTCACGCGCATCGGAATCATTCGGTATTTCCGTAGAGGACTACTTGCTGCCTACTCGTGGGCGCGTCCAGCTGATTGATGAGCAGGGGCGTCTGCGTCCACGCGAAGAGCAAGGTATCGCGCCGGGTCACGAGTACCCGTTGCCAGACGGCGAACGGTTGCTCGATGCGTACGAGAAGCTCGTGGTTGGCCGCCGCATCAACGACCAGAACGCTGCACTCGTGCGGCAGGGCCGTATGGCGGTGTACCCATCGAGCCACGGCCAGGAAGCGTGTCAGGTTGCAGTGGCGGCTGCACTTGAAGAACGTGACTGGCTGTTCCCGACCTACCGCGACACCGTCGCTGTGATTTCGCGCGGCGTTGTTCCGGAGGAAGTCATGACCGGCTTCCGCGGCGAGTGGCACCAGGGTTACAACCCGTATGACCACAACACCGCTGTTCAGTCGACCCCTTTGACGACTCAGTTGTTGCACGCTGTGGGTGTCGCTCACGCGGCACGCATGCGCGGCGAGGACACGGTCGTGATCGCGTTGTGTGGTGACGGCGCGACATCGGAAGGTGACTTCCACGAGGCACTGAACTTCGCGGCTGTCTACAACCTTCCAGTGATCTTCTTCGTTCAGAACAACGGTTACGCGATTTCGGTTCCGCTCGCACAGCAGTCCGTTGCGCCATCGTTGGCTCACAAGGCTGTTGGTTACGGTATGGCCGGTGAGCGTGTTGACGGTAACGACCTGGGCGCGCTTTTGGCTGTGCTTGATCGCGCGGTCAAGATCGCTCGCGAAGGCTCGGGCCCGCTGCTGATCGAAGCTGAGACGTACCGCATGCAGGCGCACACGAACGCTGATGACGACACGCGTTACCGCGAGTCTGATGAGGTTCAGGAGTGGCTCGCTAAGGACCCTGTGGTCCGCATGGAGGCGTACCTGCGCAACGAGGGCCTGCTCGATGACGAGAAGGCCGAGCAGATCAAGGCTCATGCTGAGCAGGTCGCTAAGGAGCTTCGCGATGCGATGAACCGCGAGATCACCCCTGACCCGAACGATCTCTTCAAGTACGTCTACGTTGAGCAGACCCCGCAGCTCGCCGAGCAGGCTGAGATGCTCGCTGCTGAGCTGGAAAGTGACTCTGCATCCCAGGAAGGTGAGGCCAAGTGA
- a CDS encoding ABC transporter substrate-binding protein/permease: MSYSHSDASGTRNQEGKLSLKRMTIWAMLVALVAAILTPAVTAHAAPAPQPATASAAVSSTEKKNDSVEGKTFTIATDTTFAPFVFREPGTGEMTGIDMELLYAIAEDQGFKVNLKSLGFQAAVSSLTSGQADGVIAGMGVTDERKKIFDFSDAYYESGSVMAIDEKNDDVKGYEDLQGKTVVAKGGSEGERAAKKLAKEYGFKIKPLDQSAAMVQSVKNGSAVGVFDDDPVLRYGITQGSGLKIVTPKIPGGDYAFAVKKGQNQDLLKAFNRGLANLKSSGEYQKIMNKYLDPQEAESAGDIFGLLKQSWPALQKGLINTLIITGVSFVIAMVLGLIFGFMRISNSIVLRGIARAYVAIFRGTPLLVWAFLFYFGVPQLFNVKGDIFMAGVATLSLNAGAYLTEIVRGGLQAVDPGQMEAARSLGMGWGKSMRRVVVPQAVKISTPSIINQFVITLKDSSLLLTIGFAELLYQAQQIYAANYRVTETLIIVGIMYFVVITILTWIADLVDKKVNK; this comes from the coding sequence ATGAGTTACTCGCACTCTGATGCATCCGGGACGCGGAATCAGGAAGGCAAGCTTTCGCTCAAGCGGATGACCATCTGGGCCATGCTTGTTGCGCTAGTAGCGGCAATCCTGACGCCTGCAGTAACAGCCCATGCAGCACCCGCACCCCAGCCGGCCACCGCATCGGCCGCCGTATCCTCAACAGAGAAGAAAAACGACTCCGTAGAAGGCAAGACCTTCACGATCGCAACCGATACGACCTTCGCTCCATTCGTGTTCCGTGAACCAGGAACCGGCGAGATGACCGGTATCGACATGGAGTTGCTCTACGCGATCGCAGAAGACCAGGGCTTCAAAGTCAACCTCAAATCGCTCGGCTTCCAAGCCGCAGTTTCGTCCCTGACCTCGGGTCAGGCTGACGGCGTGATTGCAGGCATGGGCGTGACCGACGAACGCAAGAAGATCTTCGACTTCTCCGACGCGTATTACGAGTCCGGCTCAGTCATGGCGATCGACGAGAAGAACGACGACGTCAAGGGCTACGAAGACCTCCAAGGCAAGACCGTTGTTGCTAAGGGCGGATCCGAAGGTGAGCGCGCCGCAAAGAAGCTCGCCAAGGAGTACGGTTTCAAGATCAAGCCGCTCGACCAATCTGCGGCGATGGTTCAGTCCGTCAAGAACGGCTCCGCGGTCGGCGTCTTCGACGACGACCCAGTGTTGCGTTACGGCATCACCCAGGGCTCGGGCCTGAAGATCGTAACCCCTAAGATCCCTGGCGGCGATTACGCTTTCGCCGTCAAGAAGGGGCAGAACCAGGACCTGCTCAAGGCATTCAACCGCGGCCTCGCCAACCTCAAGTCTTCTGGCGAATACCAGAAGATCATGAACAAATACCTGGATCCGCAGGAAGCTGAAAGCGCGGGCGACATCTTCGGTCTGCTCAAGCAGTCCTGGCCAGCGCTCCAGAAGGGTCTGATCAACACCCTCATCATCACCGGCGTATCGTTCGTGATCGCTATGGTGCTGGGCCTCATCTTCGGCTTCATGCGCATCTCCAACAGCATCGTGCTGCGAGGTATCGCACGCGCCTATGTCGCGATCTTCCGCGGAACCCCGCTGCTGGTCTGGGCGTTCCTGTTCTATTTCGGTGTTCCGCAGCTGTTCAACGTCAAGGGCGATATCTTCATGGCGGGTGTCGCGACGCTGTCGCTCAACGCAGGTGCCTACCTCACCGAGATCGTCCGCGGTGGCCTCCAGGCCGTCGACCCAGGCCAGATGGAAGCCGCACGCTCCCTCGGTATGGGTTGGGGCAAGTCGATGCGCCGTGTCGTCGTGCCGCAGGCCGTCAAGATCTCGACGCCATCGATCATCAACCAGTTCGTTATCACGCTCAAAGACTCCTCGCTGCTGCTGACCATCGGCTTCGCCGAACTGCTCTACCAGGCGCAGCAGATCTACGCGGCGAACTACCGCGTGACCGAAACCCTCATCATCGTCGGCATCATGTACTTCGTGGTCATCACCATCCTCACGTGGATCGCTGACCTCGTGGATAAGAAGGTGAACAAGTGA
- a CDS encoding amino acid ABC transporter ATP-binding protein, with amino-acid sequence MAGDASGETVIEVTDLRKAFGKNEVLKGMNLNVKRGEVISMIGPSGSGKSTFLRCLNRLEEITGGTVKVLGQDITNPKVNINKVRQNIGMVFQHFNLFPNMTVEENVMLAPVELGRCNKEEGRKKAAALLERVGLADKAKARPQQLSGGQKQRVAIARALAMEPQIMLFDEATSALDPEMVGEVLQVIRDLAQEGMTMILVTHEMGFAREVCDRVLFLSDGVICEEGAPEQLFGNPQQERTQSFLAKVL; translated from the coding sequence GTGGCGGGCGATGCGTCGGGTGAGACCGTCATCGAAGTCACCGACCTGCGCAAGGCCTTCGGTAAGAACGAAGTCCTTAAGGGGATGAACCTCAACGTCAAGCGCGGTGAAGTGATCTCGATGATCGGCCCATCGGGCTCCGGTAAGTCGACGTTCCTGCGTTGCCTCAACCGGCTCGAAGAAATCACGGGCGGAACCGTCAAGGTCCTCGGCCAAGACATCACCAACCCCAAGGTCAACATCAACAAGGTCCGCCAGAACATCGGCATGGTGTTCCAGCACTTCAACCTGTTCCCGAACATGACGGTCGAAGAGAACGTGATGCTTGCCCCGGTTGAGCTGGGTCGGTGCAACAAGGAGGAAGGTCGCAAGAAAGCCGCGGCACTGCTTGAACGCGTTGGTTTGGCAGACAAAGCGAAGGCCCGCCCGCAGCAGCTGTCTGGTGGTCAGAAGCAGCGCGTGGCAATCGCTCGAGCGCTCGCGATGGAACCGCAGATCATGCTGTTCGACGAAGCGACCAGCGCGCTCGACCCTGAAATGGTCGGCGAAGTGCTGCAGGTCATTCGTGACCTCGCTCAAGAAGGCATGACCATGATCCTTGTGACACACGAGATGGGCTTTGCCCGCGAGGTCTGCGACCGCGTCTTGTTCCTCTCCGACGGCGTCATCTGCGAAGAAGGAGCGCCTGAGCAGCTGTTCGGTAACCCGCAACAGGAACGCACGCAAAGCTTCCTCGCGAAGGTTCTGTAA